A region of Deltaproteobacteria bacterium DNA encodes the following proteins:
- a CDS encoding RNA polymerase sigma factor: MERFCQGDAQAFDALYARHRMGLHGFFRRMAGSRAAADDLLQVTFLHLVQARDRFDPGERFKPWLYAIARNAARDYLRLAAHREVGGEAGEPPLASAVAPETTDESDPAQAAALQKALSELPEAYREAVVMHQLEGLSFPEIAKAVHSTPGAVKVRAHRGYQKLRAALAKLRGGQP, translated from the coding sequence ATGGAGCGGTTCTGCCAGGGCGACGCGCAGGCGTTCGACGCCCTGTACGCACGCCACCGGATGGGCCTGCACGGTTTTTTCCGACGCATGGCCGGCTCGCGCGCCGCCGCCGACGACCTGCTCCAGGTCACCTTCCTGCACCTGGTGCAGGCGCGCGATCGCTTCGATCCCGGCGAGCGCTTCAAGCCCTGGCTCTATGCCATCGCCCGCAACGCCGCGCGCGACTACCTGCGGCTCGCAGCGCATCGCGAGGTCGGCGGCGAGGCCGGTGAGCCGCCGTTGGCTTCGGCCGTCGCGCCCGAGACCACCGACGAATCGGATCCCGCCCAGGCCGCCGCGCTGCAGAAGGCGCTCTCGGAGCTGCCCGAGGCCTATCGGGAAGCGGTGGTGATGCACCAGCTCGAGGGGCTGTCGTTTCCGGAGATCGCCAAGGCGGTACACAGCACGCCCGGCGCGGTGAAGGTCCGTGCGCACCGCGGCTACCAGAAGCTGCGCGCGGCGCTGGCCAAGCTGCGAGGGGGCCAGCCATGA